The Cellulophaga sp. RHA19 genome includes the window ATAATAAAATTAAACGCAAACTTATCTGCAGAGAGGAAGGGATTCGAACCCTCGATACACTTTTGATGTATACACACTTTCCAGGCGTGCGCCTTCGACCACTCGGCCACCTCTCTCTTTATAAGTTTAACGGCGTCCAAATAACAAAAAAAATATTAGTTAAAGAAATATAATATGTTATTTTTATTGCAATTCTCCACGCAAAGGAGTTTCAAAAAGTGTTTTAAATAGCTTTGGAGACACTCCTGTTCCTAATAAATACATTAACTTAGTTACAGCCGCCTCTGTTGTAATATCCTTACCATTAATAATTTGCAAGCTTTGTAATTCCTCACTAGTTTCATACTGACCCAGCAAAACACTACCTCCAGAGCACTGCGTAACATTAACGATATACAATCCTTTTTTTATTGCATTTTTTAAGTCATCTAACAGCCATTTCTCTGTTGGAGCATTTCCTGCACCATAAGTCTCTAAAACCAATCCTTTCAAATCAGGAATATTTAACACACTTTTAAGTACATTTTTATTTAAACCAGGGAATAATTTTAAAATAGCAACATTGTCATCTAAGTTTTTATGCACTTTTAATGCTTTTTGATGCTTCTTTTTCCTTAAATACTCTTTGTTCACTTTTAAATGCACTCCAGATTCTGCCAATTCTGGGTAATTTAAAGATGCAAAGGCTTCAAAATGCTCTGCATTTATTTTTGTTGTTCTATTACCTCTATACAATTTATACTCAAAATACAAGCAAACCTCCTGTATTACTGCCTTATTATTTTTTTGTAATGCAGCCACCTGTATAGATGTAATTAAATTTTCTTTAGCATCTGTACGCAAATCTCCAATTGGCAATTGAGAACCTGTTAATATTACAGGCTTACTTAAGTGCTCTAACATATAACTTAATGCAGAAGCAGTGTAACTCATAGTATCGCTACCATGCAAAATTACAAAACCATCAAAGGCCTCATAGTTCTCTTCAATAATTGTTGCAATTTTTACCCAGTGCGTAGTATTCATATTAGACGAATCTATAGGCTCATCAAAAGAAACACTATCCACAGAACAGTCTAACTGTTTTAATTCCGGTATACTTTTCATTAGATTATTAAAATTAAAAGCCTTTAGTGCTCCTGTTTTATAATCCTTAACCATACCAATTGTACCACCAGTATATACCAATAATATTTTTGTAGTATCTGCCATCTTACCTATCACTTTAAACACCAAAAACGTCTATAGAATTTTTAGTAGTTATCTCTGCTATTTCCTTTACATCCTTATTATATATGTCTGCTAATTTTTCAGCAACATTAATAAGGTATGCACTTTCATTTCTTTTTCCTCTAAATGGTGTAGGAGCCAAATAAGGGGCATCTGTTTCTAAAACAATGTGCTTAAGATTAATTTCATTTAAAAACTTATCAATTTTGCCATTTTTAAAAGTCACCACTCCACCAATACCTAATTTCATATTATAAGATATTGCTAGTCTTGCTTGTTCTAATGTCCCTGTAAAACAATGAAAAATACCATATAAATCATCGCCTTTTTCTTCTTCCAAAATTTCAAAAACTTCATCAAAAGCATCTCTACAATGAATAACTATAGGCAACTTGTACTTTTTTGCTAATTGTATTTGATGTTTAAAAGCGTATTGCTGCTCTTTTAAAAACGTTTTATCCCAAAATAAATCTATTCCAATTTCCCCAACGGCATAAAACTTACGTTGCGCCAGCATTTCTTCAATATGCAACAACTCTACATGGTAGTTTTCTTTTACATGCGTTGGATGCAAGCCCATCATTAAAAAAACATTATCAGGATAAGCATCTTCCAGTGACAACATAGATGCTGTATATGTAGAATCTATTGCAGGAATAAAAAATCGTTCCACGCCTTTATCAATTGCATTTTGTATTGCTTCTCCCCTATCCTCATTAAAAGCTTCACTATATAAATGTGTATGTGTATCTGTAAATATCATACCGCAAAAATAGAATTATCTAGTAGATTTTATTGTTTTTAGGTTGATATAGTTTGTTTTTACTTTCTCTTTTAAAGATTGATATATATTTGCACAAAAATTAAATACATGTCTAGTTTAAAAAAATTCTTGCTTCATAAAGATTACACTAAAATTAATTTAACACTTACACCTACTAATCATTTTGAAATAAAAGCAAAAATAAATAATGTTTCAGGCAGATTTATTTTAGACACAGGAGCATCTAACACCTGCATAGGCATAGATAAAATTGAAAACTTTAAACTAACACCTGAAGATTCTGAAATAAAAGCTGCTGGTGCTGGCGCAACAGAAATGGACACTCAGATTTCAACTAAAAACACCATAAAAATTGGGGATTGGAAATATAAAAAATTAAAAATTGTTTTGTTTGATTTGGTACACGTTAACCAAGCCCTTATTAACCACAACGCATTACCTGTAGACGGTATTATAGGAGCAGATATATTAAAAAAGACTAAAGCAATTATTGACTACAATAAAAAATGTGTTTATTTTAAGTTATAATTAACACTTACCTTATATATACGTATTGTACCGATTTTTTAATGATAGTTTTTAGCAAA containing:
- a CDS encoding retropepsin-like aspartic protease family protein is translated as MSSLKKFLLHKDYTKINLTLTPTNHFEIKAKINNVSGRFILDTGASNTCIGIDKIENFKLTPEDSEIKAAGAGATEMDTQISTKNTIKIGDWKYKKLKIVLFDLVHVNQALINHNALPVDGIIGADILKKTKAIIDYNKKCVYFKL
- a CDS encoding TatD family hydrolase, yielding MIFTDTHTHLYSEAFNEDRGEAIQNAIDKGVERFFIPAIDSTYTASMLSLEDAYPDNVFLMMGLHPTHVKENYHVELLHIEEMLAQRKFYAVGEIGIDLFWDKTFLKEQQYAFKHQIQLAKKYKLPIVIHCRDAFDEVFEILEEEKGDDLYGIFHCFTGTLEQARLAISYNMKLGIGGVVTFKNGKIDKFLNEINLKHIVLETDAPYLAPTPFRGKRNESAYLINVAEKLADIYNKDVKEIAEITTKNSIDVFGV
- a CDS encoding asparaginase, yielding MADTTKILLVYTGGTIGMVKDYKTGALKAFNFNNLMKSIPELKQLDCSVDSVSFDEPIDSSNMNTTHWVKIATIIEENYEAFDGFVILHGSDTMSYTASALSYMLEHLSKPVILTGSQLPIGDLRTDAKENLITSIQVAALQKNNKAVIQEVCLYFEYKLYRGNRTTKINAEHFEAFASLNYPELAESGVHLKVNKEYLRKKKHQKALKVHKNLDDNVAILKLFPGLNKNVLKSVLNIPDLKGLVLETYGAGNAPTEKWLLDDLKNAIKKGLYIVNVTQCSGGSVLLGQYETSEELQSLQIINGKDITTEAAVTKLMYLLGTGVSPKLFKTLFETPLRGELQ